In Bacillus cereus ATCC 14579, a single window of DNA contains:
- the parC gene encoding DNA topoisomerase IV subunit A: MQAEKFHDLPLEDVLGDRFARYSKYIIQDRALPDARDGLKPVQRRILYSMYVEGNVHDKAFRKSAKTVGNVIGNYHPHGDSSVYEAMVRLSQTWKVRNVLVEMHGNNGSVDGDPAAAMRYTEARLSPIASELLRDLDKETVEFVSNFDDTSEEPVVLPAAFPNLLVNGSTGISAGYATEIPPHHLGEVIDATMMRIDKPNSTVDDLLTVMKGPDFPTGGIIQGIDGIKKAYETGKGKIIIRGKAEVETVRGGKQQIVITEIPYEVNKANLVKKMDELRLDKKLDGIAEVRDETDRTGLRIVVELKKEANAEGILNYLYKNTDLQIPYNFNMVAINNRRPTLMTLPKILDAYIGHQKEVITRRSQYELRKAENRQHIVEGLKKALSILDQVIETIRASKDKRNAKDNLSAKFGFTEAQAEAIVSLQLYRLTNTDITALQEEADELNKKIIELQAVLQSEKRLLQVIKTDLKRVKKTYSDDRRAIIEDQIEEIKIDVEVMIPQEDVIVTVTKEGYVKRTGWRSHNASNGKDFGMKEGDILLERFDTNTTETVLLFTNKGNYIYLPVYEMPDIRWKDLGQHVANIVSLDRDETIIWATVVPNFEEEKRFIVFVTRNGMIKKTELNQYKVQRYSRAFVAVNLKKDDEVVDIFATDGTSDIVLATHGAYALIFHEEEVSPVGVRAAGVKAINLKEDDYVASGKPLNGDKDQLILVTQRGAVKRLKASEIEKSTRAKRGLVIFKELKRNPYRIVGIEIVRDDELVYMKTEKNIVEEIDPKAYRNKDRYSNGSLVLDVNDTGEVVETWTKKRPE, from the coding sequence ATGCAAGCAGAGAAGTTTCATGACCTCCCGCTTGAAGACGTGTTAGGTGATCGCTTTGCACGTTATAGTAAATATATTATTCAAGATCGTGCACTTCCAGATGCGCGTGACGGCTTAAAGCCAGTACAAAGACGTATTTTATATTCTATGTATGTAGAAGGTAATGTACATGATAAAGCGTTCCGTAAGTCAGCTAAAACAGTCGGTAACGTTATTGGTAATTATCATCCACATGGTGATTCCTCTGTATATGAGGCGATGGTACGTTTAAGCCAAACTTGGAAAGTACGTAATGTTTTAGTTGAAATGCATGGTAATAACGGTAGTGTTGACGGGGATCCAGCAGCAGCAATGCGTTATACGGAAGCTCGTTTATCACCAATTGCATCTGAGTTATTACGTGATCTTGATAAAGAAACAGTAGAATTCGTATCAAACTTTGATGATACGAGTGAAGAACCAGTTGTATTACCAGCAGCGTTCCCGAATTTATTAGTGAACGGATCTACAGGGATTTCCGCTGGTTATGCAACAGAAATTCCTCCGCATCATCTTGGAGAAGTTATTGATGCTACAATGATGCGTATTGATAAGCCAAATAGTACTGTTGATGATTTATTAACAGTTATGAAAGGACCAGATTTCCCAACAGGCGGTATTATTCAGGGGATTGATGGTATTAAAAAGGCGTATGAAACAGGTAAAGGTAAAATTATTATTCGCGGAAAAGCAGAAGTTGAAACAGTGCGTGGTGGGAAACAACAAATTGTAATCACTGAAATTCCTTACGAAGTGAATAAGGCAAACCTTGTAAAGAAAATGGATGAATTACGTCTAGATAAAAAGTTAGATGGTATTGCTGAAGTGCGTGATGAGACAGATCGTACTGGTTTACGAATTGTTGTTGAATTAAAGAAAGAAGCAAACGCCGAAGGTATTTTAAATTATTTATATAAAAATACAGATTTGCAAATTCCATATAACTTTAATATGGTAGCGATCAATAATCGTCGTCCAACACTTATGACATTACCGAAAATTTTAGATGCTTATATTGGACATCAAAAAGAGGTTATTACGAGACGTTCGCAATATGAATTAAGAAAAGCAGAAAATCGTCAACATATTGTAGAAGGTTTAAAGAAAGCATTATCGATTTTAGACCAAGTAATTGAGACAATTCGAGCTTCAAAAGATAAACGTAACGCGAAAGATAATTTAAGTGCAAAATTTGGTTTTACAGAAGCACAGGCAGAAGCAATTGTTTCCTTGCAATTATATCGCTTAACGAATACAGACATTACGGCGTTACAAGAAGAAGCAGATGAGCTTAATAAGAAAATTATTGAGCTACAGGCAGTTTTACAAAGTGAAAAAAGATTGCTTCAAGTAATTAAAACTGATTTAAAGAGAGTTAAGAAAACGTATAGTGATGATCGACGCGCGATTATTGAAGATCAAATCGAGGAAATTAAAATCGATGTAGAAGTGATGATCCCACAAGAAGATGTCATCGTTACTGTAACGAAAGAAGGATATGTGAAACGTACTGGATGGCGCTCACATAATGCCTCAAACGGCAAAGACTTCGGTATGAAAGAGGGTGACATCTTACTTGAACGATTCGATACGAATACGACAGAGACAGTCCTCTTATTTACGAATAAAGGAAACTATATATATCTGCCAGTATACGAAATGCCAGATATTCGTTGGAAAGATTTAGGTCAGCACGTTGCTAATATCGTTTCACTCGACCGGGATGAAACAATCATTTGGGCAACGGTTGTACCGAACTTTGAGGAAGAAAAACGATTTATCGTATTTGTAACACGAAATGGTATGATAAAGAAAACAGAATTAAATCAATATAAAGTTCAGCGTTATTCAAGGGCATTCGTTGCTGTAAACTTGAAAAAAGATGATGAAGTTGTCGATATATTTGCGACAGATGGAACGAGTGATATTGTTCTTGCTACACACGGTGCATATGCACTTATTTTCCATGAAGAGGAAGTAAGTCCAGTCGGGGTAAGAGCTGCTGGAGTGAAAGCAATTAATTTAAAAGAAGATGACTATGTCGCTTCTGGTAAACCGTTAAATGGTGACAAAGATCAACTTATTCTCGTAACACAGCGCGGTGCTGTAAAACGCCTAAAAGCATCAGAAATTGAGAAATCAACGAGGGCGAAGCGAGGTCTTGTTATTTTCAAAGAATTAAAACGTAATCCGTACCGCATTGTCGGTATTGAAATCGTTCGGGACGATGAATTAGTTTACATGAAGACAGAGAAAAACATTGTAGAAGAAATTGATCCGAAAGCGTATCGAAATAAAGACCGGTATAGTAATGGTAGCCTTGTGCTAGATGTTAATGATACTGGTGAAGTAGTAGAAACGTGGACGAAGAAAAGACCAGAATAA
- the parE gene encoding DNA topoisomerase IV subunit B, translating into MAKHQFQYNEDAIQVLEGLEAVRKRPGMYIGSTDSRGLHHLVYEIVDNSVDEALAGFGDEISVVIHKDNSISVIDKGRGMPTGMHKLGKPTPEVILTVLHAGGKFGQGGYKTSGGLHGVGASVVNALSEWLVVTIKRDGNIYEQRFENGGIPVTTLEKIGKTKESGTTMHFKPDTTIFSTTNYNYETLCERLRESAFLLKGMKISIKDERNDLEDVFHYETGIEAFVSYLNEEKDSIHPVVYFTGEQNGIEAELAFQFNDGYSENILSFVNNVRTKDGGTHEAGFKTAMTRVFNEYARKVALLKEKDKNLEGTDIREGVAAIVSVRVPEEVLQFEGQTKGKLGTSEARSSIDAIVSEHLAYFLEENPDVATLLVRKAIKAAQAREAARKAREEARSGKKKKKSEGTLSGKLTPAQSRNPQKNELYLVEGDSAGGSAKQGRDRRFQAVLPLRGKVINTEKAKLADIFKNEEINTIIYAIGGGVGNEFDVEDINYDKVVIMTDADTDGAHIQVLLLTFFYRYMKPLIEAGKVFIALPPLYKVSKGKGKSEVIEYAWSDEELDGVTKKVGKGYMLQRYKGLGEMNADQLWETTMNPETRTLIRVKIDDAARAERRVTTLMGDKVEPRRKWIERNVQFGMQEEGNILENEMIMETEVE; encoded by the coding sequence TTGGCGAAGCATCAGTTCCAATATAATGAAGATGCGATTCAAGTGTTAGAAGGACTTGAAGCCGTTCGAAAACGCCCGGGTATGTATATCGGGAGCACGGACAGCCGTGGATTGCATCATTTAGTATATGAAATAGTAGATAACTCCGTTGACGAAGCGTTAGCGGGATTTGGCGACGAAATTTCAGTCGTAATACATAAAGATAATAGTATTAGCGTTATAGATAAAGGGCGAGGAATGCCTACGGGAATGCATAAACTTGGGAAACCTACACCTGAAGTTATTTTAACTGTACTTCATGCCGGTGGTAAGTTTGGTCAAGGTGGTTACAAAACGAGTGGTGGTTTACACGGTGTTGGGGCATCAGTTGTAAACGCCTTGTCTGAATGGTTAGTCGTAACGATTAAGCGTGACGGAAATATTTATGAACAACGCTTTGAAAATGGTGGTATTCCTGTAACGACGCTTGAGAAAATCGGAAAGACGAAAGAATCTGGTACAACAATGCATTTCAAACCAGATACAACGATCTTCAGCACTACAAATTATAACTATGAAACATTATGTGAGAGATTACGCGAATCTGCATTCTTATTAAAAGGGATGAAAATCTCAATAAAAGATGAACGAAATGATTTAGAAGATGTCTTTCATTATGAAACAGGAATTGAAGCTTTCGTTTCCTATTTAAACGAAGAAAAAGATTCAATTCACCCAGTTGTATATTTCACTGGTGAACAAAATGGGATTGAAGCAGAACTAGCATTTCAATTTAACGATGGCTACTCAGAAAACATTTTATCGTTTGTAAATAATGTACGTACAAAAGATGGTGGAACACATGAAGCTGGATTTAAAACAGCGATGACGCGTGTGTTTAACGAGTATGCTCGTAAAGTAGCACTATTAAAAGAAAAAGATAAAAACTTAGAAGGTACAGATATTCGTGAAGGTGTAGCGGCTATCGTTTCGGTACGTGTACCAGAAGAAGTGCTTCAGTTTGAAGGGCAAACGAAGGGGAAACTAGGTACAAGTGAAGCGCGTTCTTCAATTGATGCCATTGTATCTGAGCATTTAGCATACTTTTTAGAAGAAAACCCTGATGTAGCTACACTTCTTGTGAGAAAAGCAATTAAAGCAGCACAAGCCCGTGAAGCAGCCCGTAAAGCAAGAGAAGAAGCGCGTAGTGGTAAGAAAAAGAAAAAATCAGAAGGTACGTTAAGCGGGAAATTAACACCTGCACAATCACGTAACCCGCAAAAAAATGAACTATACCTAGTAGAGGGTGACTCTGCCGGTGGTTCTGCAAAACAAGGACGAGACCGACGTTTCCAGGCCGTATTACCGCTACGTGGTAAAGTAATTAATACAGAAAAAGCAAAGCTTGCTGATATCTTTAAGAATGAAGAGATTAATACAATCATTTATGCGATTGGCGGCGGTGTAGGAAATGAATTTGATGTTGAAGATATTAACTACGATAAAGTTGTAATTATGACCGATGCCGATACGGATGGGGCTCATATTCAAGTATTGTTATTAACGTTCTTCTACAGATATATGAAGCCACTTATCGAAGCTGGTAAAGTATTTATCGCACTTCCTCCTTTATACAAAGTAAGTAAAGGAAAAGGTAAGAGTGAGGTAATTGAATACGCTTGGTCAGATGAGGAATTAGACGGTGTAACGAAAAAAGTTGGAAAAGGCTATATGTTACAACGTTATAAAGGACTTGGTGAAATGAATGCGGATCAATTATGGGAAACAACAATGAATCCTGAAACGCGTACATTAATTCGCGTGAAAATTGATGATGCAGCTAGGGCAGAGCGCCGCGTTACAACGTTAATGGGCGATAAAGTAGAACCGCGCCGTAAATGGATTGAACGTAATGTACAGTTTGGTATGCAAGAAGAAGGAAATATTTTAGAAAATGAAATGATTATGGAGACGGAGGTGGAATAA
- a CDS encoding CoA-binding protein, giving the protein MTIENPTRTEIGEVLKKSKTIAVVGLSDKPERTSYMVSKAMQDAGYRIIPVNPTVDEVLGEKAVSSLKDIKEHVDIVNVFRRSEFLMDVAKEFVEIDADVFWAQLGVQDEDTYKLLKEKDYIVIMDRCIKVEHAMTK; this is encoded by the coding sequence ATGACAATTGAAAACCCAACTCGTACGGAAATTGGTGAAGTGTTAAAGAAAAGCAAAACAATTGCGGTTGTTGGATTATCAGATAAGCCAGAACGTACATCGTATATGGTTTCAAAAGCAATGCAAGATGCTGGATACCGCATTATTCCAGTTAATCCAACAGTAGATGAGGTGCTCGGAGAAAAGGCAGTTTCTTCACTAAAGGATATTAAGGAACACGTTGACATTGTAAATGTATTTCGTCGCTCAGAGTTTTTAATGGATGTTGCAAAAGAATTTGTAGAGATTGATGCAGATGTTTTTTGGGCACAATTAGGAGTACAAGATGAGGATACATATAAACTTTTAAAAGAAAAAGACTATATTGTAATAATGGATCGTTGTATTAAAGTAGAACATGCGATGACAAAATAG
- a CDS encoding S1C family serine protease, translating to MGYYDGPNLNEEHSETREVRKSGSKKGYFFTGLVGAVVGAVSISFAAPYMPWAQNNGAPVSSFSSDSKVEGTVVPVVNKAKNETDLPGMIEGAKDVVVGVINMQQSVDPFAMQPTGQEQQAGSGSGVIYKKAGNKAYIVTNNHVVDGANKLAVKLSDGKQVDAKLVGKDPWLDLAVVEIDGSNVNKVATLGDSSKLRAGEKAIAIGNPLGFDGSVTEGIISSKEREIPVDIDGDKRPDWQAQVIQTDAAINPGNSGGALFNQNGEIIGINSSKIAQQEVEGIGFAIPINIAKPVIESLEKDGVVKRPALGVGVVSLEDVQAYAVNQLKVPKEVTNGVVLGKIYPISPAEKAGLEQYDIVVALDNQKVENALQFRKYLYEKKKVGEKVEVTFYRNGQKMTKSATLADNSATKNQ from the coding sequence ATGGGATATTACGATGGACCAAATTTAAATGAAGAGCATAGTGAAACGAGAGAAGTGAGAAAATCAGGTAGTAAAAAAGGCTATTTCTTCACAGGTTTAGTGGGAGCTGTAGTCGGAGCGGTTTCGATTAGTTTTGCAGCACCATATATGCCATGGGCTCAAAATAATGGAGCGCCAGTATCATCATTTAGTTCGGATTCAAAAGTAGAAGGTACTGTAGTTCCTGTTGTAAATAAAGCGAAAAATGAAACTGATTTACCTGGTATGATTGAAGGGGCGAAAGATGTTGTTGTAGGTGTTATTAATATGCAACAAAGTGTTGATCCATTTGCAATGCAACCGACAGGTCAAGAACAACAAGCCGGTTCAGGATCAGGTGTTATTTATAAAAAAGCAGGAAATAAAGCATATATTGTAACAAACAACCACGTAGTAGATGGAGCAAATAAACTTGCTGTGAAGCTGAGCGACGGAAAGCAAGTTGATGCGAAATTAGTTGGTAAGGACCCTTGGTTAGACTTAGCGGTTGTTGAAATTGATGGATCTAATGTAAATAAAGTTGCCACTTTAGGTGATTCAAGTAAACTTCGTGCGGGTGAAAAAGCCATTGCAATCGGTAATCCACTTGGATTTGATGGAAGTGTAACGGAAGGTATAATCAGTAGTAAAGAACGCGAAATTCCGGTTGATATTGATGGGGATAAACGACCAGATTGGCAAGCACAAGTTATTCAAACGGATGCAGCGATTAATCCAGGTAATAGTGGTGGTGCATTATTTAACCAAAATGGTGAAATAATTGGGATTAATTCAAGTAAAATTGCACAGCAAGAAGTTGAAGGAATTGGATTTGCTATTCCAATTAACATCGCAAAACCAGTTATTGAATCTCTTGAAAAAGATGGAGTAGTAAAACGTCCAGCTCTTGGAGTAGGTGTTGTTTCACTAGAAGATGTGCAAGCTTATGCAGTCAATCAATTGAAAGTACCGAAAGAAGTAACAAACGGCGTTGTATTAGGTAAAATTTACCCAATATCACCAGCTGAAAAAGCTGGTTTAGAGCAATATGATATTGTAGTAGCATTAGATAATCAAAAAGTAGAGAATGCTCTTCAATTCCGTAAATATTTATATGAAAAGAAAAAAGTAGGCGAGAAAGTAGAAGTTACATTCTACCGTAACGGTCAAAAAATGACGAAATCGGCTACTTTAGCAGATAATTCAGCTACAAAGAATCAATAA
- a CDS encoding response regulator transcription factor, producing the protein MNKTVLLVEDERRLREIVSDYFRNEGFEVIEAEDGKKALELFAEHEIDLIMLDIMLPEIDGWSVCRRIRKESAVPIIMLTARSDEDDTLLGFELGADEYVTKPFSPKVLVARAKTLLKRADGAVGVAEENAMSLAGIEVNRLSRTVLVDGEEIILTHKEFELLVYLMENKGIVLSRQHLLDQLWGYDYYGDDRTVDTHIKKLRNKLGDKAKHIGTVIRVGYKFEE; encoded by the coding sequence ATGAACAAAACGGTATTGCTTGTTGAAGATGAAAGAAGATTACGTGAAATTGTTAGTGATTATTTTCGTAATGAAGGCTTTGAAGTAATCGAAGCAGAAGATGGAAAAAAAGCGCTAGAGTTATTTGCAGAGCATGAAATTGATTTAATTATGTTAGATATTATGTTACCGGAAATAGATGGATGGTCTGTTTGTAGAAGAATTAGAAAAGAATCAGCAGTACCAATTATTATGTTGACAGCGCGTTCGGATGAGGATGATACATTGCTAGGTTTCGAATTAGGTGCAGACGAGTATGTAACGAAACCATTTAGCCCGAAAGTATTAGTAGCTCGTGCAAAGACGTTATTGAAACGTGCGGATGGTGCGGTAGGAGTAGCGGAAGAAAATGCTATGTCTTTAGCTGGAATAGAAGTGAATCGTCTATCTAGAACTGTTTTAGTAGATGGAGAAGAAATTATATTGACACATAAAGAATTTGAACTTCTTGTGTATTTAATGGAGAACAAAGGAATTGTGTTATCACGTCAACATTTATTAGACCAGTTATGGGGATATGACTATTACGGTGATGACCGAACGGTTGATACCCATATTAAAAAACTTCGAAATAAGCTAGGAGATAAAGCGAAGCATATCGGTACTGTTATTCGAGTTGGTTATAAATTTGAAGAATAA
- the nrdG gene encoding anaerobic ribonucleoside-triphosphate reductase activating protein has protein sequence MKVMNIIHDSVVDGEGLRTVVFFAGCPHRCVGCHNPKSWNICNGTEMTVEEIVKEIASNPLTDVTFSSGDPFFQAAEVKKVAKIGKDLKKNLWMYTGYTLEEIQSSQNNDMIELLHYGDVLVDGRFEIEEKDLTLPFRGSSNQRIIRLKE, from the coding sequence ATGAAAGTGATGAATATTATTCATGATAGTGTAGTAGATGGAGAAGGATTGCGGACAGTCGTGTTTTTTGCGGGCTGTCCGCATCGTTGCGTTGGTTGCCACAATCCGAAATCGTGGAATATTTGCAACGGAACGGAAATGACAGTAGAAGAAATTGTGAAAGAGATTGCAAGTAATCCATTAACTGATGTAACATTTTCAAGTGGAGATCCATTTTTTCAAGCTGCTGAAGTGAAAAAGGTAGCAAAAATCGGGAAAGATTTGAAAAAAAACCTATGGATGTATACAGGTTATACGTTAGAAGAGATACAGAGTTCTCAAAATAATGATATGATAGAGTTGTTACATTATGGGGATGTTTTAGTCGATGGAAGGTTTGAAATTGAGGAAAAAGATTTAACACTTCCATTTCGCGGAAGCTCCAATCAACGTATTATTCGATTGAAAGAGTAA
- a CDS encoding anaerobic ribonucleoside triphosphate reductase, translated as MLQNNTRGEELMKVFETIVHGNEQDLMQENANVDGRSPMGVMGTFASESAKYYAVENLLSDQVKKAINENILYPHDLDFYATGTTTCSQIPLAQMLANGFHTGHGHMRQPQDIKSALALSSIIFQANQNMQHGGQSFALFDIDLAPYVRKTIERHKKRLQSYPLKKEQIEEFAWKETENDTYQACEAFVHNSNSMHSRGGGQVPFISINYGTDTSKEGRMLIKQLLKATQAGLGKGETPIFPIQIFKMKKGVNFEESDPNYDLFELALETTAERLFPNFSFLDAPFNAVHYDGRPESEVCYMGCRTRVMSNIHGEETAIGRGNLSFTSINLVKLALISGSKEAFFEALNYYLDLGIKQLLERYAYQCTKRARDFQFLYSQGVWRGGETLQPEDSVASILKQGTLSIGFIGLAECLVALTGKHHGEDEESWKLGYEIISFMRDRMDKATEEHQLNFSVIATPAEGLSGKFVKKDRKEFGVISGITNHNYYTNSFHIPVYYNIQAINKIRLEGPFHALCNGGHITYIELDGAAMHNKKALKQIVQAMAEHGVGYGSINHPVDRCKCCSYHGVIGNECPSCGNEDEANIERIRRITGYLVGDMSKWNSAKRSEEIDRVKHK; from the coding sequence ATGTTACAAAATAATACACGTGGAGAAGAATTAATGAAAGTGTTTGAGACAATAGTCCACGGCAATGAACAAGATTTGATGCAAGAAAATGCAAATGTAGACGGCCGCTCTCCAATGGGCGTAATGGGAACGTTCGCATCTGAGAGTGCAAAATATTATGCTGTTGAGAATTTATTGTCAGATCAAGTGAAAAAAGCGATAAATGAAAATATATTATATCCACATGATTTAGATTTTTATGCAACAGGAACGACGACTTGTTCACAAATTCCGTTAGCGCAAATGCTTGCTAACGGTTTTCATACTGGACATGGACATATGAGACAACCGCAAGACATTAAAAGTGCATTGGCTCTTTCGTCTATTATTTTTCAAGCGAATCAAAATATGCAGCATGGTGGTCAATCGTTTGCACTCTTTGATATTGATTTAGCACCTTATGTACGAAAAACAATTGAGAGACATAAAAAACGATTACAATCATATCCGCTTAAGAAAGAACAAATAGAAGAATTTGCATGGAAAGAAACGGAAAATGATACGTATCAAGCGTGTGAGGCTTTCGTTCATAATTCGAATAGTATGCATAGTAGGGGCGGAGGACAAGTACCGTTTATTTCTATTAATTATGGAACAGATACATCAAAAGAAGGAAGAATGTTAATTAAACAACTTTTAAAAGCGACACAAGCTGGACTTGGTAAAGGAGAGACACCGATTTTTCCGATTCAAATTTTCAAGATGAAAAAAGGTGTGAATTTTGAAGAAAGTGATCCGAACTACGATTTATTTGAATTAGCATTAGAGACAACCGCAGAGCGATTATTCCCTAACTTTTCATTTTTAGATGCTCCGTTTAATGCAGTGCATTATGATGGAAGACCAGAAAGTGAAGTATGTTACATGGGATGTCGTACCCGTGTTATGTCTAATATACATGGAGAAGAAACAGCGATTGGTAGAGGGAATTTATCATTTACGTCTATTAATTTAGTGAAATTAGCGTTAATTAGTGGTTCAAAAGAAGCGTTTTTTGAAGCGCTAAACTATTATTTAGATTTAGGAATTAAGCAGCTATTAGAAAGATATGCGTATCAATGTACGAAGCGAGCAAGAGATTTTCAGTTTTTATATTCACAAGGTGTATGGCGTGGTGGAGAAACGTTGCAGCCTGAAGACTCCGTAGCCTCGATTTTAAAACAAGGGACGTTAAGTATTGGTTTTATCGGACTTGCGGAATGTTTAGTAGCTTTAACAGGAAAGCATCATGGGGAAGATGAAGAATCATGGAAACTTGGGTATGAAATTATTTCCTTTATGAGAGATAGAATGGATAAAGCGACAGAAGAACATCAACTGAATTTCTCAGTAATTGCAACTCCAGCAGAAGGATTATCAGGGAAGTTTGTGAAAAAAGATAGAAAAGAATTTGGCGTGATTAGCGGTATAACGAACCATAATTACTATACGAATTCATTCCATATTCCAGTTTATTATAACATTCAAGCGATAAATAAAATTCGTTTAGAAGGTCCGTTCCATGCTCTATGTAACGGGGGACATATTACTTATATTGAACTAGACGGAGCAGCAATGCATAACAAAAAGGCATTAAAACAAATTGTACAAGCCATGGCAGAACATGGCGTTGGATACGGTTCAATTAATCATCCTGTTGACCGTTGTAAGTGCTGTAGTTATCACGGGGTTATTGGGAATGAATGTCCAAGTTGCGGGAATGAAGATGAGGCTAATATAGAAAGAATTCGCCGTATAACAGGCTATCTTGTAGGAGATATGTCAAAGTGGAATAGTGCGAAACGTAGTGAAGAGATAGATCGGGTGAAACATAAATGA
- the plsY gene encoding glycerol-3-phosphate 1-O-acyltransferase PlsY: MVTTYLLFIVAYLLGSIPFALVVGKIGYGIDIREHGSGNLGGTNTFRTLGKKAGFTVTIADILKGTLATSLPMIFGLDIHPLWFGLAAVLGHVYPIFAKFRGGKAVATSAGVLLCYSPVVFAILAVVFFTLLFTTRYVSLSSMVTAVVAVIASIVSGDKIFIIAMCLLAGMVIYKHRANIGRIINKTEPKANFSKKQK; the protein is encoded by the coding sequence ATGGTTACTACATATCTTTTATTTATCGTTGCCTACTTACTTGGCTCGATTCCATTTGCACTAGTTGTTGGAAAAATCGGCTACGGAATCGATATTCGTGAGCACGGGAGCGGTAATCTAGGCGGAACAAACACATTCCGCACATTAGGGAAAAAAGCAGGTTTTACCGTTACAATTGCTGACATTTTAAAAGGGACATTAGCAACAAGTCTACCAATGATTTTCGGATTAGATATTCATCCACTATGGTTCGGGTTAGCGGCTGTTCTTGGACATGTCTATCCAATCTTCGCGAAATTCCGCGGTGGTAAAGCAGTTGCAACTTCTGCTGGGGTGCTATTATGCTATTCACCAGTTGTTTTTGCAATATTGGCTGTTGTATTTTTCACCCTTTTATTTACAACAAGATACGTATCACTTTCTTCTATGGTAACAGCAGTTGTTGCTGTTATTGCATCCATTGTTAGCGGGGATAAAATCTTCATTATTGCGATGTGTTTATTAGCAGGTATGGTTATTTATAAACACCGTGCAAATATCGGACGAATTATAAATAAAACTGAACCAAAAGCAAACTTTTCAAAAAAGCAAAAATAA
- a CDS encoding HesB/YadR/YfhF family protein, with product MNLSVTKEAAQWYKTELNLQSNETLRFFVQYGGCSTVQKGLSLGIRKDDPAHPAVQIQEEGINFFIEGDDEWFFDGHNLSVTLNEGDDFPQFNYEK from the coding sequence ATGAATCTTTCCGTAACAAAAGAAGCAGCACAATGGTATAAAACTGAATTAAACTTACAATCAAATGAAACACTACGCTTTTTCGTACAATACGGTGGTTGCAGTACTGTGCAAAAAGGACTTTCTTTAGGTATTCGTAAAGATGATCCTGCACATCCTGCTGTTCAAATTCAAGAAGAAGGTATTAATTTCTTTATTGAAGGCGATGATGAATGGTTCTTCGATGGACATAATTTATCTGTTACACTTAACGAAGGTGACGACTTCCCACAATTTAATTATGAAAAATAA
- a CDS encoding acyl-CoA thioesterase, protein MFVAEHEVEIRYAETDQMGVVYHSNYLVWLELGRTKLIQDLGFSYVEMEKEGIISPVLDLQISYRKAMRYGEKASVKTWVDTVSPLRVVYGYEIYNGDGELCITASTTNICAKKEGFRPVSFKKLYPEWYAKYEEIKKK, encoded by the coding sequence ATGTTTGTAGCAGAACATGAAGTTGAAATCCGTTATGCGGAAACAGATCAAATGGGTGTTGTTTACCATTCAAACTACTTAGTGTGGCTTGAGTTAGGTCGCACGAAACTTATACAAGATTTAGGTTTTTCATATGTTGAAATGGAGAAAGAAGGAATTATTTCTCCTGTGTTAGATTTACAAATTTCATACCGTAAAGCGATGCGTTACGGAGAAAAAGCAAGCGTAAAAACATGGGTAGATACTGTGAGCCCACTTCGCGTTGTATATGGATATGAAATATATAATGGTGATGGTGAACTGTGTATTACTGCAAGCACAACGAATATTTGTGCGAAAAAAGAAGGGTTCCGCCCTGTATCATTTAAAAAGTTATATCCTGAGTGGTATGCGAAATATGAGGAAATTAAGAAAAAATAA